In one Candidatus Hydrogenedentota bacterium genomic region, the following are encoded:
- a CDS encoding helix-turn-helix domain-containing protein, with protein MARVRLDIHDLPDRATLKAMLETAGHLVVADGEDILITDDCSQASASGSKPVLVAVRPGDIPLAVAAMRSGAYGYIALPPQPGEADIVIRHALQPPRSTCSDDIPVVTLEKVESDYIRSVLRRCKGNQAKAARLLGIGRNTLWRKLRRTERDRS; from the coding sequence ATGGCGCGTGTGCGACTGGATATTCATGATTTGCCGGATCGGGCAACACTCAAAGCGATGCTTGAAACGGCGGGCCATCTCGTGGTTGCGGACGGAGAGGACATCCTGATAACGGACGATTGTTCACAGGCTTCCGCATCCGGCTCCAAACCCGTGCTGGTCGCCGTCCGTCCGGGAGACATTCCGTTGGCCGTCGCGGCCATGCGAAGCGGCGCCTACGGCTATATCGCGCTCCCGCCGCAACCCGGCGAAGCGGACATCGTCATACGGCATGCGCTGCAACCGCCCCGTTCCACATGTTCGGACGATATCCCTGTCGTAACGCTCGAAAAAGTCGAATCGGATTACATCCGGTCCGTGCTGCGCCGCTGCAAAGGCAACCAGGCCAAGGCGGCCCGCCTGCTCGGCATTGGCCGCAACACGCTTTGGCGCAAACTGCGGCGAACGGAACGAGACCGGTCCTAA
- a CDS encoding tetratricopeptide repeat protein: protein MGGCCFSVVCVLAALAGCSTIHATKPSPVMPSQETNRVYNNHAAGQEIEEARILIETSDPSAAIPRLLNTIQKHPGTDAAIDARYWLGMAYYKIGSYRDAAGMFNDYLRQRPQGVYAAECAERIARLTEESNAKYPTVEELDNQIKKASEEAAAKPDDPPAQLALADLLWRRGEYAKAGAVYANLVARHPECLNDATLKGRIEFDANGKYTVLTPVEIQRRQAEADPLVVINTSGFKSGRDLFTREQRFYSVSGQILNRSARPLNGVQVIITLYAFGTAVLDTTTVNIGQLRPGESRPFSVKFSNFDNIENVNRFECIGTFQR, encoded by the coding sequence GTGGGGGGGTGTTGTTTTTCCGTCGTTTGCGTGCTGGCCGCGTTGGCGGGATGTTCCACCATTCATGCGACGAAACCGTCGCCCGTGATGCCGTCGCAAGAGACCAACCGGGTGTACAACAACCATGCGGCGGGCCAAGAAATAGAAGAAGCGCGAATTTTGATAGAAACGTCGGATCCGTCCGCGGCCATTCCCCGATTGTTGAATACCATTCAGAAGCATCCGGGGACGGATGCCGCGATTGATGCCCGCTATTGGCTTGGCATGGCGTATTACAAAATAGGAAGTTACCGCGATGCCGCCGGCATGTTCAATGATTATTTGCGGCAACGTCCCCAAGGAGTTTATGCGGCGGAATGCGCAGAACGGATTGCGCGGCTGACCGAGGAGTCCAATGCGAAATATCCCACCGTGGAGGAGTTGGACAATCAGATCAAAAAGGCTTCCGAAGAGGCGGCCGCCAAGCCGGACGATCCTCCGGCGCAGCTGGCTTTGGCGGATCTGTTGTGGCGGCGGGGCGAATATGCGAAAGCGGGGGCCGTTTATGCGAACCTCGTGGCCCGGCATCCGGAGTGTCTAAACGACGCAACCCTCAAGGGACGCATTGAATTCGACGCAAATGGCAAATACACGGTATTGACGCCCGTCGAAATCCAACGGCGTCAAGCGGAGGCGGATCCGCTGGTCGTGATCAATACGAGCGGGTTTAAAAGCGGACGCGATTTGTTTACGCGCGAACAGCGTTTTTACTCGGTGTCGGGTCAAATCTTGAACCGCAGCGCGCGTCCGCTCAATGGGGTACAAGTCATTATCACCCTCTATGCGTTCGGCACGGCGGTGCTCGACACGACGACGGTGAACATCGGGCAGTTGCGGCCGGGTGAAAGCCGGCCGTTTAGTGTGAAATTCAGCAATTTCGACAACATCGAGAACGTGAACCGTTTCGAGTGTATCGGCACGTTCCAGCGATGA
- a CDS encoding type II and III secretion system protein — MKPFYPAVLLVMMFMPVLAMGQAVYVPAPVYPSPAAPTAPAAPAAPALPAAPAPSPVPPPAPPPPVEGQPPPPAPLPPIDQVQIQVWISETNESGLRDLGGNLQYSRVIQGEAQSGSVQQIRTQTINPLNSAYTVTLPSPDLSGFSPDQKPRMLRPDQDNNPANNIQTQAGGGLVFSIVKSNYGTIDGVFRGIEQKADGDLISKPELLVVNNGIAEIHAGEQVPFQNVAYNVLGASQLAVTWQDVGVNLKLQPLIVGNTIQLTITQLAVSDRILTQDVRGVDMPVFATRSQTGVVLVPDGQTLVIGGLSSRTVTRSETRVPIVGALPIIGIPFRSRTSKAGNSHLLIFVSPTIVNLRDMSEDAHNALNFWQDRKWENSERISKEIQVMQDEL; from the coding sequence ATGAAACCCTTTTATCCAGCCGTCCTCTTGGTCATGATGTTCATGCCGGTTTTGGCGATGGGCCAGGCGGTCTACGTGCCGGCTCCGGTGTATCCTTCGCCGGCGGCGCCGACTGCTCCCGCCGCGCCCGCGGCTCCGGCCTTGCCGGCGGCGCCCGCGCCGTCGCCCGTGCCGCCTCCCGCGCCGCCCCCGCCGGTCGAGGGGCAGCCTCCACCGCCGGCTCCGTTGCCGCCGATCGATCAGGTGCAAATTCAGGTTTGGATCAGCGAAACGAACGAAAGCGGTTTGCGCGATCTGGGCGGCAATCTCCAATATTCCCGTGTCATTCAGGGCGAGGCCCAGAGCGGGTCCGTGCAGCAAATCCGCACGCAAACGATAAACCCGCTCAACTCGGCCTATACCGTCACCCTGCCGTCGCCGGATCTGTCCGGGTTTTCTCCGGATCAGAAACCCCGGATGCTGCGTCCCGATCAGGACAACAATCCCGCCAACAATATACAGACCCAAGCGGGCGGCGGACTGGTGTTCAGCATCGTAAAATCCAATTACGGGACGATTGACGGCGTGTTTCGCGGCATCGAGCAAAAGGCGGACGGGGATCTCATTTCCAAGCCGGAACTGCTGGTCGTCAACAACGGCATCGCCGAGATTCATGCCGGCGAGCAGGTTCCGTTTCAAAATGTCGCCTACAACGTTCTGGGCGCGAGCCAGTTGGCCGTGACCTGGCAGGATGTGGGGGTGAACCTGAAATTGCAGCCGCTGATCGTGGGCAACACGATACAGTTGACGATTACGCAGCTGGCCGTGAGCGACCGCATTCTAACCCAGGATGTGCGGGGGGTGGACATGCCCGTGTTTGCGACGCGTTCGCAAACGGGCGTCGTGCTCGTTCCTGACGGGCAGACGCTGGTCATCGGCGGTCTTTCCAGCCGGACGGTGACGCGATCGGAAACGCGCGTGCCGATTGTCGGGGCGTTGCCCATCATCGGCATTCCGTTCCGCAGCCGCACCTCGAAGGCCGGCAATTCCCATTTGCTGATCTTCGTATCGCCCACGATCGTCAACCTGCGCGACATGTCCGAGGATGCGCACAACGCCCTCAATTTCTGGCAGGACCGGAAATGGGAGAATTCCGAGCGCATCAGCAAGGAAATCCAAGTCATGCAGGACGAGTTGTAA
- a CDS encoding heparan-alpha-glucosaminide N-acetyltransferase domain-containing protein has translation MSGHESHSRIPSMDQFRGYAILTMIFVNFVGRFDATPWMLQHHRTGMSFNDTIAPIFIFVVGMGFRLSLLRRAEKIGIAAARKAAAWRYAKLTILGFIVYFGYFWDALSDIGVAGLLTLFLIDKSPAVRIAAAFGLLGAYQALFSLAGYGEWVMRESVNGGPLGPLSWAFILLMGTVAYDALNEGGTGAILRRCMAWGLALSAAGWLLKMPWPGVKPEWPFTQYGMSAPYPLYATGLCFLTLLAFHLLCDVGRVRLPHLTILGENPLALYLLHGVLILIGHLILNADASPRAIVTGFIVIYAICYAFAVVLRRKKIIFKI, from the coding sequence ATGTCCGGACATGAATCCCATAGCCGCATTCCCTCGATGGACCAGTTTCGGGGCTACGCGATCCTGACGATGATCTTCGTCAATTTCGTCGGACGCTTCGACGCGACGCCGTGGATGCTCCAGCATCACCGGACAGGCATGTCGTTCAACGACACCATCGCGCCCATATTCATTTTCGTCGTGGGCATGGGTTTTCGCCTCTCCCTGCTGCGCCGGGCCGAAAAGATCGGCATCGCCGCCGCGCGCAAGGCCGCCGCGTGGCGGTACGCCAAACTCACGATACTGGGATTCATCGTCTATTTCGGCTATTTCTGGGACGCGCTTTCGGACATCGGCGTGGCGGGGCTGCTGACGCTTTTCCTGATTGACAAATCCCCCGCCGTCCGGATTGCGGCCGCGTTTGGTTTGCTTGGCGCTTACCAGGCGCTGTTCTCGCTGGCCGGTTACGGCGAATGGGTCATGCGCGAATCGGTCAACGGCGGCCCGCTCGGCCCCCTGAGTTGGGCGTTCATCCTCCTGATGGGCACGGTGGCCTACGACGCGCTGAACGAGGGCGGCACGGGCGCGATCCTGCGCCGCTGCATGGCATGGGGACTGGCGCTGTCGGCGGCCGGTTGGCTTTTGAAAATGCCGTGGCCCGGCGTCAAGCCGGAATGGCCCTTCACGCAATACGGCATGTCCGCACCCTATCCGCTGTATGCCACGGGACTCTGCTTCCTGACCCTGCTGGCGTTTCATCTCCTGTGCGATGTGGGCCGCGTGCGCCTGCCGCATCTCACCATCCTGGGCGAAAATCCCCTGGCCCTCTATTTGCTCCACGGCGTCCTGATCCTGATTGGCCACTTGATCCTGAACGCCGATGCGTCGCCCCGAGCCATCGTGACGGGTTTCATCGTGATTTACGCGATTTGTTATGCCTTCGCGGTCGTTCTGCGCCGCAAGAAAATCATCTTCAAGATTTGA
- a CDS encoding flavodoxin family protein → MKAILICGSPRMNGNTEILLRKCQETLEARGIGCELVRLADKTIQPCTACGTCARNKDKACAIKTDDFHGVFGKMLEADIIVLGSPVYFGSATPQLMSLLDRAGYISRFNGNLFHRKLGGPIVVARRAGQNFTYAQLMYWFTIAGMIVAGSTYWNIAFGTKKGDVEQDAEGIETVVHFAENLAWLAGKIAG, encoded by the coding sequence ATGAAGGCAATTTTGATCTGCGGCAGTCCGCGCATGAACGGCAACACGGAAATCCTGTTGCGCAAATGCCAGGAGACGCTCGAGGCGCGGGGCATCGGGTGCGAACTGGTGCGCCTGGCGGACAAAACGATTCAGCCGTGCACGGCTTGCGGCACATGCGCGCGCAACAAGGACAAGGCGTGCGCCATCAAGACGGACGATTTTCACGGTGTTTTTGGGAAGATGCTCGAAGCGGACATCATTGTGCTGGGTTCGCCGGTGTACTTTGGTTCCGCGACGCCGCAGTTGATGTCTTTGCTGGATCGCGCGGGCTACATTTCCCGGTTCAACGGCAATTTGTTCCACCGCAAACTGGGCGGTCCGATCGTGGTGGCGCGGCGTGCGGGCCAGAATTTCACCTATGCCCAGTTGATGTACTGGTTTACGATTGCCGGCATGATCGTGGCCGGTTCGACGTATTGGAACATCGCCTTCGGCACGAAGAAGGGCGACGTCGAACAGGATGCGGAAGGGATCGAAACCGTGGTCCATTTCGCGGAGAACCTTGCCTGGCTTGCGGGTAAAATCGCCGGATAA
- a CDS encoding undecaprenyl-diphosphate phosphatase, with protein MDVLKAAGLGVVEGVTEFLPISSTGHMILVDEWIRLSSDKAFADAFMVVIQLPAIMAVVVYFFRDLWPFAGDRGETVSRMKFWARILIAFLPAAVIGALFDSAIEEKLFNPVTVAMALLIGGVVLIALEWRPRAGAIPTARDIPLAVAVGIGCIQCIAMIPGTSRSAATIIGAMLLGASRVAAAEFSFFLAIPTMFGATAYKLLKHGIGFTGEQWTLIAAGSLVSFLVAYAVIAAFMRYIRERSFIPFGIYRIALAVLVLAYFLR; from the coding sequence ATGGACGTGTTGAAAGCCGCAGGGCTGGGCGTGGTCGAGGGCGTCACGGAGTTTCTGCCCATCAGCAGCACGGGACACATGATCCTCGTGGATGAATGGATACGGTTAAGCTCGGACAAGGCCTTCGCCGATGCGTTCATGGTCGTGATTCAACTGCCGGCGATCATGGCCGTGGTCGTGTACTTTTTCAGGGACCTGTGGCCGTTTGCCGGCGATCGCGGGGAGACCGTGTCGCGGATGAAATTCTGGGCGCGCATCCTGATCGCTTTTTTGCCGGCCGCCGTCATCGGCGCGCTGTTCGACTCGGCCATCGAGGAAAAATTGTTCAATCCCGTAACGGTGGCCATGGCGCTTTTAATCGGGGGCGTTGTGCTGATTGCGCTTGAATGGCGGCCGCGCGCGGGCGCGATACCCACGGCGCGCGACATTCCCCTGGCCGTTGCCGTCGGCATCGGCTGCATCCAGTGCATCGCGATGATTCCGGGCACGTCGCGTTCCGCCGCGACCATTATCGGCGCGATGCTGCTCGGCGCCTCCCGGGTGGCCGCGGCGGAGTTCTCCTTTTTTCTCGCCATACCGACGATGTTCGGCGCGACGGCCTACAAACTGCTCAAGCACGGCATCGGCTTCACCGGCGAACAATGGACGCTCATCGCCGCCGGTTCGCTGGTTTCGTTTCTGGTGGCGTATGCCGTGATCGCCGCGTTCATGCGCTACATCCGCGAACGCAGTTTCATCCCCTTCGGCATTTACCGCATCGCGCTGGCCGTCCTCGTGCTGGCGTATTTCCTCCGCTGA
- a CDS encoding glycosyl hydrolase: MSRKYILLALCLSAAFAMADAAEPSDDLRSAFAHPPDSARPWVYWFWLNGNITREGITADLEAMKRAGIGGVLIMEVDQGIPAGPVDFMGGEWRALFHHVLSEAARLGLEVNMNNDAGWNGSGGPWIKPEESMQKVVFSETTVEGPKRFEGPLPLPETVAGYYRDIAVQAFPAPGSFRIENIQVKACYQTGFIMPGPIGETPDGAAIDPASLIDLTDKMDTDGRIAWDVPAGPWTILRIGHTSTGVENAPSPKTGRGLECDKLAPEGIEAQFDGMMKKLIADAGPLAGKALVATHIDSWENGAQNWTARMREAFRERRGYDLLPFLPVFSGRVVGSLEQSERFLWDLRQTVSDLVVENYAGRLRELARKHGMRLTIEAYGGPCDDMPYAGRADEPMSEFWIGGGALGTCKEMASAAHTWGRIIHGAESFTADDSERWQQHPATMKPLGDLAFCLGVNRFVFHRYALQPWRDRRPGMTMGPWGVHYERTQTWWEMAPAWHEYLARCQLMLRQGLFVADICYLQPEAAPQGYQEHHRNGYDFDNIGADALIERMSVKEGRLMLPDGMSYRLLVLPDVRVMTPRLLRKIGELVEAGATVAGPKPLKSPSLMDYPKCDEEVKRMADAIWGDCDGGTVKEHAFGKGRVIWGIMPEEILRQSGVKPDFGSWVRLNSIHRATDDTDIYFVANPKPHAVAATCSFRVQGKRPELWWPETGRIEPAALWAEKDGLTNVTLPLEPSGSVFVVFREKAEGDPAVAVARNGETLQSALEAAPKITVTRAVYGVPGDPQRSRDARDGVQKLVDAGECHFKVSRLAEEGDPAFGTLKTLEVEYTANGRTFTAKGNDPDVVHLTADSTRIIVDKAIYGVIGDAARTRDVREKLQHLLDTGESSFLVAAMAQGDDPAVNVVKTLLLEYTIDGKRYSTSGNDGTTLVLYEPPGAGRTVNVQCGADGATTLEAFQPGSYEVRTASGKTFRADVADPPEPFDLSANWVVRFPPNWGAPEQVALDVLASLSEHPDPGVRYFSGVATYTKTFDAPEALPGANRRIYLDLGNVQVMAQVRLNGEDLGILWKPPFRLDVTDRLKPSGNLLEVSVANLWINRMIGDEQRPEDSERHPEGTLKAWPQWLGEDQPSPTGRFTFTTWRLWKKDAPLRESGLIGPVALQAAEVVSLNS, from the coding sequence ATGTCGCGCAAATACATCCTGTTGGCTCTTTGTTTGTCGGCGGCATTTGCCATGGCGGACGCGGCGGAACCGTCGGACGATCTTCGATCGGCCTTCGCGCATCCCCCCGATTCCGCCCGGCCGTGGGTCTACTGGTTCTGGCTCAACGGCAACATCACCCGGGAAGGCATCACGGCCGATCTGGAGGCGATGAAGCGGGCCGGAATCGGCGGCGTGCTGATAATGGAAGTCGATCAGGGCATACCCGCCGGTCCGGTGGATTTCATGGGCGGCGAATGGCGCGCGCTTTTCCATCATGTCCTGTCGGAAGCGGCCCGGCTCGGTCTGGAAGTGAACATGAACAACGACGCAGGCTGGAACGGCAGCGGCGGGCCGTGGATCAAGCCGGAGGAATCCATGCAAAAAGTCGTCTTCTCGGAAACCACCGTCGAGGGACCGAAACGGTTCGAGGGGCCGCTGCCGCTACCGGAAACGGTCGCCGGTTATTACCGGGACATCGCCGTGCAGGCTTTTCCCGCGCCGGGCTCGTTTCGCATCGAAAACATTCAGGTCAAGGCATGTTACCAGACCGGATTCATCATGCCGGGGCCGATCGGCGAAACGCCGGACGGCGCCGCGATCGATCCGGCTTCGCTGATCGATCTTACGGACAAGATGGACACGGACGGACGGATCGCGTGGGATGTGCCCGCCGGTCCATGGACCATCCTCCGCATCGGCCATACCTCCACGGGCGTCGAAAATGCGCCGTCCCCCAAGACCGGCCGCGGTCTCGAATGCGACAAGCTCGCGCCGGAAGGCATCGAGGCGCAGTTCGACGGCATGATGAAAAAATTGATCGCGGACGCCGGTCCGCTGGCGGGGAAAGCGCTTGTCGCAACGCACATAGACAGCTGGGAAAACGGGGCGCAGAATTGGACCGCCCGCATGCGCGAGGCGTTCAGGGAGCGGCGCGGCTACGATCTTCTGCCGTTTCTGCCCGTGTTTTCGGGGCGGGTCGTGGGAAGCCTCGAACAGTCGGAGCGTTTTCTCTGGGATTTGCGGCAGACGGTATCGGATCTCGTCGTGGAAAATTACGCGGGGCGCCTGCGGGAGCTGGCCCGCAAACACGGCATGCGCCTGACCATCGAGGCCTACGGCGGTCCCTGCGACGACATGCCCTACGCGGGCCGCGCCGACGAACCCATGAGCGAATTCTGGATCGGCGGCGGCGCGCTGGGCACCTGCAAGGAAATGGCCTCCGCCGCGCACACATGGGGCAGAATAATCCATGGCGCGGAATCGTTCACGGCGGACGACAGCGAGCGCTGGCAGCAGCATCCGGCCACGATGAAACCGCTCGGCGATCTTGCATTCTGCCTCGGCGTGAACCGTTTCGTGTTTCACCGTTATGCGCTGCAACCGTGGCGCGACCGGCGCCCCGGCATGACGATGGGGCCGTGGGGCGTGCATTACGAACGCACGCAGACCTGGTGGGAGATGGCGCCCGCATGGCACGAATACCTTGCCCGCTGCCAGCTCATGCTACGGCAGGGCCTGTTCGTGGCGGATATCTGCTATCTCCAGCCCGAAGCCGCCCCGCAGGGATACCAGGAACACCATCGCAACGGATACGACTTCGACAACATCGGCGCAGACGCCCTCATTGAGCGGATGTCCGTGAAGGAGGGACGTCTCATGTTGCCCGACGGCATGAGTTACCGCCTCCTCGTCCTGCCCGACGTGCGTGTGATGACGCCCCGGCTGCTGCGGAAAATCGGGGAACTGGTCGAAGCCGGCGCGACCGTCGCCGGCCCGAAGCCTCTCAAGTCGCCGAGCCTGATGGATTATCCGAAGTGCGACGAGGAAGTGAAGCGCATGGCGGATGCGATTTGGGGGGATTGCGACGGAGGGACCGTCAAGGAACACGCTTTCGGAAAAGGCCGCGTGATCTGGGGAATCATGCCGGAAGAAATCCTCCGGCAGTCGGGTGTCAAACCCGATTTCGGCAGTTGGGTCCGGCTGAATTCCATTCACCGCGCAACCGACGACACCGACATCTATTTCGTGGCCAATCCAAAGCCGCACGCCGTCGCGGCCACCTGCTCGTTCCGCGTGCAGGGCAAGCGCCCGGAACTGTGGTGGCCCGAAACCGGCCGGATCGAGCCCGCGGCCTTGTGGGCCGAAAAGGACGGGCTAACCAACGTGACGTTGCCGCTCGAACCAAGCGGATCGGTCTTTGTGGTGTTTCGCGAAAAGGCGGAAGGCGATCCCGCCGTCGCGGTCGCGCGCAATGGCGAAACGCTGCAATCCGCCCTGGAAGCCGCCCCGAAAATCACCGTTACCCGGGCCGTTTACGGCGTTCCGGGCGATCCGCAACGCAGCCGCGACGCGCGCGACGGCGTGCAGAAACTGGTTGACGCCGGCGAGTGCCATTTCAAGGTGTCCCGACTCGCGGAAGAAGGCGATCCGGCCTTCGGAACGCTGAAAACGCTCGAGGTGGAATATACGGCCAACGGCAGGACATTCACCGCCAAGGGCAACGATCCCGATGTGGTCCATTTGACCGCCGACAGCACGCGGATTATCGTGGACAAGGCGATCTACGGCGTCATCGGCGATGCCGCGCGGACGCGTGACGTGCGCGAAAAGCTTCAGCATCTGCTCGACACGGGCGAATCGAGTTTCCTCGTCGCGGCCATGGCGCAGGGCGACGATCCCGCCGTCAACGTCGTGAAAACGCTGTTGCTCGAATACACGATAGACGGCAAGCGTTATTCGACCAGCGGAAACGACGGCACGACCCTTGTGCTTTACGAGCCGCCCGGCGCCGGGCGCACCGTGAACGTCCAATGCGGCGCGGACGGCGCAACGACCTTGGAAGCGTTTCAACCCGGATCCTACGAAGTGCGGACTGCATCCGGCAAGACGTTTCGCGCGGACGTTGCCGATCCGCCCGAACCCTTCGATCTGAGCGCGAACTGGGTGGTGCGTTTCCCGCCGAACTGGGGCGCGCCCGAACAGGTGGCGCTGGATGTCCTTGCATCGCTGAGCGAACATCCGGACCCCGGCGTCCGGTATTTTTCCGGCGTTGCAACCTACACGAAGACGTTCGATGCGCCCGAGGCATTGCCCGGCGCAAACCGCCGGATTTATCTGGATCTCGGCAACGTCCAGGTCATGGCGCAGGTCCGGCTGAACGGGGAAGACTTGGGCATCCTGTGGAAGCCGCCGTTCCGGCTGGACGTTACGGACCGCCTGAAACCGTCGGGCAACCTGCTTGAGGTAAGCGTGGCCAATCTCTGGATCAACCGAATGATTGGCGACGAACAACGGCCCGAAGACAGCGAACGCCATCCCGAAGGAACGCTCAAGGCGTGGCCGCAATGGCTCGGCGAGGACCAGCCCAGTCCCACGGGACGTTTCACTTTCACGACGTGGCGTCTTTGGAAAAAAGATGCGCCGCTGCGCGAATCCGGCCTGATAGGCCCGGTCGCGCTGCAAGCGGCGGAAGTCGTTTCACTGAATTCGTGA